One window of Nocardia nova SH22a genomic DNA carries:
- a CDS encoding FhaA domain-containing protein, with protein sequence MGIVSRFERRLQGAVGDVFARVFGGSVVPQEVEAALQREASDRLTELDGGHLLAPNVYVITVNPTDLQELDADHELTTRAFAKHLQDYIRDQGWQTYGEVHVEFEPSPTLHTGQFRTHGRVDPDAGRRSPPAPRRPPERSGQPPQRTAHPQPGAGPMTQNSGYDPSREPAESDPRNRGYAPPPGGRPAPGYQDDYGRGGQYPGGGEYAAPESQPAYGDYQQGGDYQNGYDYQQGGAGYQQPGGAGYGQPGYEQGGYDQSSYDQGYGQQAYADQGYGQQQAYEQGGYEQGGYDQGYGQQGYADQGYGQQQGYPEQNYGQQPGYGQAPGYDQGYQAPGGYGQQGYADQGYADPGYADQGGYAAEDPAYGQQQAYGQQPPAYGAAPQAPQPPRGQSGYSATLHLDDGSGRTYQLREGSNIIGRGQDAHFRLPDTGVSRRHIEVRWDGQVAMLSDLGSTNGTLVNGSPVQDWQLADGDVIRAGHSEILIRIV encoded by the coding sequence GTGGGCATCGTCTCGCGTTTCGAACGACGCTTGCAGGGCGCCGTCGGGGACGTCTTCGCCCGGGTGTTCGGCGGCAGTGTCGTTCCCCAGGAAGTGGAAGCGGCGCTGCAACGCGAGGCTTCCGACAGGCTGACCGAACTCGACGGCGGGCACCTTCTCGCCCCGAATGTGTATGTCATCACGGTCAACCCCACCGACCTGCAGGAACTCGATGCCGATCACGAGTTGACCACCCGCGCGTTCGCCAAGCATTTACAGGACTACATCCGCGATCAGGGGTGGCAGACCTACGGTGAAGTGCACGTCGAATTCGAACCATCCCCTACGCTGCACACCGGGCAGTTCAGGACGCACGGCCGGGTGGACCCGGATGCGGGCCGCCGGAGTCCTCCGGCGCCGCGCCGCCCACCCGAAAGATCTGGACAACCCCCACAACGAACCGCACACCCGCAACCAGGAGCTGGCCCCATGACGCAGAACTCAGGCTACGACCCCAGCCGAGAGCCCGCGGAGTCCGATCCACGCAACCGCGGGTACGCGCCCCCGCCGGGCGGCCGCCCCGCACCCGGGTATCAGGACGACTACGGCCGGGGTGGCCAGTACCCCGGTGGCGGTGAGTACGCCGCTCCCGAATCGCAGCCCGCGTACGGCGATTACCAGCAGGGTGGCGACTACCAGAACGGCTACGACTACCAGCAGGGCGGGGCCGGTTATCAGCAGCCGGGCGGCGCGGGTTACGGCCAGCCGGGCTACGAGCAGGGTGGCTACGACCAGAGCAGCTACGACCAGGGGTACGGCCAGCAGGCATACGCCGACCAGGGTTACGGACAGCAGCAGGCCTATGAGCAGGGCGGCTACGAGCAGGGCGGTTACGACCAGGGGTACGGGCAGCAGGGCTACGCCGACCAGGGCTACGGGCAACAGCAGGGCTATCCCGAGCAGAACTACGGGCAGCAGCCGGGGTACGGCCAGGCACCGGGTTACGACCAGGGCTACCAGGCGCCCGGCGGCTACGGCCAGCAGGGCTACGCGGACCAGGGTTATGCCGATCCCGGCTACGCCGACCAGGGCGGATACGCCGCCGAGGACCCGGCCTACGGTCAGCAGCAGGCCTACGGCCAGCAGCCGCCCGCCTACGGTGCGGCCCCGCAGGCCCCCCAACCTCCGCGTGGCCAGTCCGGCTACTCGGCCACTCTGCACCTCGACGACGGCAGCGGTCGCACGTACCAGCTACGCGAGGGCAGCAACATCATCGGGCGTGGCCAGGACGCCCATTTCCGGCTTCCCGACACCGGGGTCTCACGCCGCCACATCGAGGTGCGCTGGGACGGTCAGGTGGCCATGCTCTCGGATCTCGGATCCACCAACGGGACACTGGTCAACGGCTCTCCCGTCCAGGACTGGCAACTCGCCGACGGAGATGTGATCCGGGCGGGGCATTCCGAGATCCTGATCCGAATCGTCTGA
- a CDS encoding DUF1049 domain-containing protein: MTAPQKRSILARVSPTQWVALILIVLAIIFVFENRDKVSITVLMIDITSPLWLVLLVLFVVGWIAGVLTVRRRNRR; the protein is encoded by the coding sequence ATGACCGCACCACAGAAACGCTCGATACTCGCTCGCGTCTCACCGACCCAGTGGGTGGCGCTGATACTGATCGTGCTGGCGATCATCTTCGTATTCGAGAACCGCGACAAGGTCTCGATCACGGTGCTCATGATCGACATCACCTCACCGCTGTGGCTGGTGCTGCTGGTGCTGTTCGTGGTCGGCTGGATCGCCGGGGTGCTGACCGTCCGCCGCCGCAACAGGCGGTGA
- a CDS encoding alpha/beta hydrolase, which produces MNPISAASSGSQDRAPAAVDAGAAVDAPAAENTAAVPAASGRPARGSRERPGSSFTGAVLAVVMVWLSLTPSLLPRGQLFQGLVTGAAATIGYALGAALAAVAVWSLHRDRGRPVPAWVWGALVVVALSGTVTMFILFAHWQRELRDLMGVSGLRWYAYPLIVLVAAAVFLVLVGIGRMVRVLCRWAGRGLGRFLPPRIAVVGGAVLVVALIVALLNGVVAQGSMSALNDMFKAVDSETVPDTTAPTASERSGGPGSLVSWDSLGRQGRIFVSAGPTVAQLSAFNGRPAREPVRAYTGLASGPSIRADAELAVADLDRAGGFGRSVLAVATTTGTGWINESTASALEYLYNGDTAIVSMQYSYLPSWISFMVDQERARQAGRALFDAVYARWTTMPRDHRPKLVVFGESLGSFGGEAAFSGIGDITARTDGVLFVGPPNSNVLWGELTARRDPGSPEWLPVYDRGRNVHFVARPPDLDHPAPPWNSPRVVYLQHPSDPITWWSPHLLFDEPDWLREPRGYDVLPSTRWIPVVTFLQVSADMAVSTDVPDGHGHTFHAAVADSWAAILQPPGWTTADTLRLRAVLTGD; this is translated from the coding sequence ATGAATCCGATCTCGGCCGCTTCATCCGGTTCACAGGACCGCGCTCCGGCGGCCGTCGACGCTGGTGCCGCCGTCGATGCTCCTGCCGCGGAGAACACCGCCGCCGTCCCGGCCGCATCCGGCCGTCCGGCTCGCGGCTCGCGAGAGCGGCCCGGTTCGAGTTTCACCGGCGCCGTCCTGGCCGTGGTCATGGTCTGGCTGTCGCTGACTCCCTCACTGCTGCCCCGCGGTCAGCTGTTCCAAGGACTCGTCACGGGTGCGGCCGCCACCATCGGCTACGCCCTGGGAGCCGCTCTCGCCGCCGTGGCGGTCTGGTCGCTCCATCGCGACCGGGGACGTCCCGTCCCGGCATGGGTGTGGGGTGCGCTGGTGGTGGTGGCACTGTCCGGAACGGTCACAATGTTCATCCTGTTCGCACACTGGCAGCGTGAATTACGGGATCTGATGGGCGTTTCCGGGCTGCGGTGGTACGCCTACCCGCTGATCGTGCTCGTCGCCGCGGCCGTCTTCCTGGTTCTGGTCGGTATCGGCCGGATGGTGCGGGTCCTGTGCCGCTGGGCCGGGCGCGGGCTGGGCCGGTTCCTGCCGCCGCGGATCGCGGTCGTGGGCGGAGCCGTACTGGTTGTCGCCCTGATCGTGGCGCTTCTGAACGGTGTCGTCGCACAGGGCTCGATGTCCGCGCTGAACGACATGTTCAAGGCGGTGGACTCCGAGACCGTCCCCGACACCACCGCGCCGACCGCATCCGAAAGATCCGGTGGCCCAGGCTCACTCGTGAGCTGGGACTCCCTGGGCAGACAGGGCCGGATCTTCGTGTCCGCCGGGCCGACGGTCGCACAACTGTCCGCATTCAACGGCCGCCCGGCGCGTGAACCCGTGCGGGCCTACACCGGCCTGGCCTCGGGGCCGTCCATCCGGGCGGATGCCGAACTCGCGGTGGCTGATCTGGATCGGGCCGGCGGATTCGGGCGTTCGGTGCTCGCGGTCGCGACCACCACCGGCACCGGCTGGATCAACGAAAGTACCGCCTCCGCACTGGAATACCTCTACAACGGCGACACCGCGATCGTGAGTATGCAGTATTCCTATCTGCCCAGCTGGATTTCCTTCATGGTCGATCAGGAACGGGCCCGGCAGGCCGGACGCGCGCTGTTCGACGCGGTGTACGCCCGCTGGACGACCATGCCGCGCGACCACCGGCCGAAGCTGGTCGTCTTCGGCGAGAGCCTCGGCTCGTTCGGCGGCGAGGCGGCCTTCTCCGGTATCGGTGACATCACCGCCCGCACCGACGGCGTCCTGTTCGTCGGCCCGCCCAACAGCAATGTGCTGTGGGGTGAGCTGACCGCCCGGCGCGATCCCGGTTCGCCGGAATGGTTGCCGGTCTACGACCGCGGGCGCAATGTGCACTTCGTCGCGCGGCCGCCGGATCTGGATCATCCGGCGCCACCGTGGAATTCGCCCCGGGTGGTCTACCTCCAGCACCCGTCGGACCCGATCACCTGGTGGTCACCCCATCTGCTGTTCGACGAACCGGACTGGCTACGCGAGCCGCGTGGATACGACGTGCTGCCCAGCACCCGCTGGATACCGGTCGTCACCTTCCTGCAGGTGTCGGCGGACATGGCCGTGTCGACCGATGTTCCCGACGGTCACGGCCACACCTTCCACGCGGCCGTCGCCGATTCCTGGGCGGCCATCCTGCAACCCCCGGGCTGGACCACCGCCGACACCCTCCGCCTGCGCGCGGTCCTCACCGGCGATTAG
- a CDS encoding GNAT family N-acetyltransferase, protein MTAEQHSDPVVTQAAERFEISVDDRLAGFTEYLDRAGQRIFYHTEIDSDFAGRGLAGALVSQALARTRDAGLRIVPICPFVAGYLQKHEEFADITDPVTQDAVDYVRSQRG, encoded by the coding sequence ATGACCGCCGAACAGCATTCCGACCCGGTCGTCACGCAGGCCGCGGAACGGTTCGAAATCAGCGTGGACGATCGGCTCGCCGGATTCACCGAATATCTCGACCGAGCCGGGCAGCGGATCTTCTACCACACCGAAATCGACTCCGATTTCGCCGGACGCGGACTCGCCGGGGCTCTGGTCTCCCAGGCCCTGGCCCGTACCCGCGACGCCGGACTGCGCATCGTGCCGATCTGTCCGTTCGTCGCGGGATATCTGCAGAAACACGAGGAGTTCGCCGACATCACCGATCCGGTGACCCAGGACGCCGTCGATTACGTACGGTCCCAACGCGGCTGA
- a CDS encoding stage II sporulation protein M, whose protein sequence is MDVDAYSFAQRRHWDRLDHLTRQRRLTGAEVDEFVALYRRTSQQLARLQSHSPDPELINGISAVLARARGRLLGARTDTWSQIVHFVTRRFPAAVYRAWPWWAGVAAAFLAVSTVIGIWVSGSGRARKALGLPRSADGLTAPGGRFESYYSEHPHDAFAAQVWTNNAWVTAIALFTGVLILPAAYLLFMNALNVGVSGGLMADAGRLDAFFGFLLPHGMLELTAIFVAGGAGMKLGWTLIDPGRMPRAAALARQGRATATVALGLVGVLLVSGIIEGFVTPSGWPAPVRLGIGAIAELLFLAYVFGPGRRAATEQAALRSLADGERISG, encoded by the coding sequence ATGGACGTCGATGCCTATTCGTTCGCACAACGGCGGCATTGGGATCGGCTCGATCATCTGACCCGGCAGCGCCGCCTGACGGGCGCCGAGGTCGACGAGTTCGTCGCGCTGTATCGCCGCACCTCCCAGCAGCTGGCCCGCTTGCAGTCGCATTCACCGGATCCGGAGTTGATCAACGGCATCAGCGCGGTACTGGCCCGCGCCCGCGGACGGCTGCTGGGGGCACGCACCGACACCTGGTCGCAGATCGTTCACTTCGTCACCCGCCGGTTCCCCGCGGCGGTGTACCGGGCGTGGCCGTGGTGGGCCGGAGTGGCGGCGGCCTTCCTCGCGGTATCCACCGTGATCGGCATCTGGGTGTCCGGATCCGGCCGGGCGCGCAAGGCACTGGGCCTGCCGAGGTCCGCGGACGGACTGACGGCGCCGGGCGGGCGGTTCGAGTCCTACTACTCCGAACATCCGCACGACGCCTTCGCCGCCCAGGTCTGGACCAACAACGCCTGGGTCACGGCGATCGCGCTGTTCACCGGCGTCCTGATCCTGCCCGCGGCCTATCTGCTGTTCATGAACGCGCTCAATGTCGGCGTCTCCGGTGGCCTGATGGCCGATGCGGGACGGCTGGACGCCTTCTTCGGATTCCTGCTGCCGCACGGAATGCTGGAGCTCACAGCGATTTTCGTGGCCGGCGGCGCGGGCATGAAACTCGGCTGGACCCTGATCGACCCGGGTCGCATGCCGCGGGCGGCGGCGCTCGCGCGGCAGGGACGGGCGACCGCCACCGTGGCCCTCGGACTCGTGGGCGTCCTGCTGGTCTCGGGCATCATCGAGGGTTTCGTGACGCCGAGCGGCTGGCCCGCACCGGTGCGTCTGGGCATCGGCGCGATCGCGGAATTGCTGTTCCTGGCCTACGTTTTCGGGCCCGGACGCCGCGCGGCGACCGAACAGGCGGCGTTGCGATCGCTGGCCGACGGTGAGCGCATATCCGGTTAA
- a CDS encoding RDD family protein, with the protein MAEFTTGEAVSLHLPIARIPIRAAAFAIDLLLQLILGVLLMALIVLVLFRLEPDGAWIDVAALVTLVTVLAGYPIVSETLLRGRTVGKMALGLRVVRSDGGPIDFRHALTRGLAAALVDFWNLGGFGFVAVVTSLCSPRARRVGDILAGTVVVSDRAPIPVPALAVAPPWLVEWVARLDLSGLTEELALPVRRYLTRYPDLTPQVQVNLGTALVIAVCEQLRVAPPPGCPPLQILGAVIGERQRRVLPPPPRLPFWPMRVPPAPVTGHPIA; encoded by the coding sequence ATGGCCGAATTCACCACGGGGGAGGCCGTCTCCCTGCACCTGCCGATCGCGCGGATCCCGATCCGGGCCGCCGCCTTCGCCATCGATCTGCTGTTGCAGCTGATCCTCGGCGTGCTGCTCATGGCGCTGATCGTGCTGGTGCTGTTCCGGCTGGAACCCGACGGCGCGTGGATCGACGTCGCCGCACTGGTCACCCTGGTCACGGTCCTGGCCGGATATCCGATCGTCAGCGAAACCCTCCTGCGCGGGCGCACGGTCGGGAAAATGGCGCTCGGGCTGCGGGTGGTGCGTAGCGACGGCGGTCCCATCGACTTCCGGCACGCGCTCACCCGGGGACTGGCCGCCGCACTGGTCGATTTCTGGAATCTCGGCGGTTTCGGTTTCGTCGCCGTGGTCACCTCGCTGTGCTCACCACGCGCGCGGCGGGTGGGCGATATCCTCGCCGGGACGGTCGTGGTGTCGGACCGGGCCCCGATTCCCGTGCCCGCCTTGGCCGTCGCACCGCCCTGGCTGGTCGAGTGGGTGGCCCGGCTGGATCTGTCCGGACTGACCGAGGAGCTGGCCCTCCCGGTGCGGCGGTATCTGACCAGGTATCCCGATCTGACACCGCAGGTCCAGGTGAATCTCGGTACCGCACTGGTGATCGCGGTGTGCGAGCAGTTGCGGGTGGCGCCGCCGCCGGGTTGTCCGCCGTTGCAGATCCTGGGCGCGGTCATCGGGGAGCGGCAACGCCGGGTGCTGCCGCCGCCACCGCGGCTGCCGTTCTGGCCGATGCGGGTACCGCCCGCACCGGTTACAGGGCACCCGATCGCTTGA
- a CDS encoding DUF58 domain-containing protein, whose amino-acid sequence MIVTGRLALCAAVAALIVGIAVPSWVGVVILTGVLVALVAIDVIACGSDDLALSRVPLTTVRVGRTATVELAVLNRGTRTVHALLWDDWPPSAHAPARTHRLRLPANTRTTVSTTVRPSRRGDRIAGPVTVRSFGPLGLAGRQVRHEVPAKVRALPAFRTERILSSKVRRLQHLDGRSVANIRGPGSEFDSFREYVAGDDVRSIDWRATARATDVLVRTWRPERNRHVLMLMDTGRISAARLGDQTRLDTGIEAALLLGGLAAAAGDTVDLLAFDREVRAEVRGVRGKAVQPKLMHALSGVVPALLDTDTAAMVRTAVQHTRRRSLVVWFTSLDGAMVEENLLPVLPVLSRRHRVLLVSVTDPEIAAAAERRDDVTEVYAAAAAEHLLTERAIVRETLQRRGIDVVAAAPDRLPEALADEYLELKRSGAL is encoded by the coding sequence ATGATCGTCACCGGTCGGCTCGCGCTGTGCGCCGCCGTGGCCGCGCTGATCGTCGGCATCGCGGTACCGTCCTGGGTCGGCGTGGTGATCCTCACCGGCGTGCTGGTCGCACTCGTGGCCATCGACGTGATCGCCTGTGGCTCCGATGATCTCGCACTGAGCCGGGTTCCGCTCACCACCGTCCGGGTCGGGCGCACCGCGACCGTCGAACTCGCCGTACTCAATCGCGGTACCCGAACCGTGCACGCCCTGCTGTGGGACGACTGGCCGCCGAGCGCGCACGCACCCGCGCGCACGCATCGGCTGCGGCTGCCGGCGAACACCCGGACCACGGTGAGCACCACCGTCCGGCCGAGCCGCCGCGGCGATCGGATCGCGGGGCCGGTCACCGTCCGGTCGTTCGGCCCGCTCGGACTGGCCGGACGTCAGGTCCGCCACGAGGTACCCGCGAAAGTCCGTGCGCTGCCCGCGTTCCGGACGGAACGGATCCTGTCCTCGAAGGTCAGGCGGCTGCAGCATCTCGACGGTCGTTCGGTGGCGAATATCCGTGGTCCTGGTTCGGAATTCGACTCCTTCCGCGAGTACGTCGCCGGTGACGACGTGCGCTCGATCGACTGGCGGGCCACCGCCCGCGCCACCGATGTCCTGGTCCGCACGTGGCGGCCCGAACGCAACCGGCACGTCCTGATGCTCATGGACACCGGCCGGATCAGCGCGGCCCGGCTGGGCGATCAGACCCGGCTGGACACCGGTATCGAGGCGGCGCTGCTCCTGGGTGGGCTGGCGGCCGCGGCCGGGGACACCGTCGATCTGCTGGCCTTCGATCGCGAGGTACGCGCCGAGGTCCGCGGTGTGCGCGGAAAGGCCGTGCAGCCCAAGCTGATGCACGCACTGTCGGGTGTCGTTCCGGCCCTACTCGACACCGACACCGCGGCGATGGTCCGCACCGCCGTCCAGCACACCCGGCGCCGCAGCCTGGTGGTGTGGTTCACCAGTCTCGACGGCGCGATGGTCGAGGAGAATCTGCTGCCGGTGCTGCCCGTCCTGAGCAGACGCCATCGGGTGCTGCTGGTCTCGGTCACCGATCCCGAGATCGCGGCGGCGGCCGAACGCCGCGACGACGTCACCGAGGTCTACGCCGCCGCGGCCGCCGAACATCTGCTGACCGAACGCGCGATCGTGCGGGAAACGCTGCAGCGCAGGGGAATCGATGTGGTGGCCGCCGCACCCGATCGACTGCCGGAGGCGCTGGCGGACGAGTATCTGGAACTCAAGCGATCGGGTGCCCTGTAA
- a CDS encoding AAA family ATPase: MTETPLTTAQTNHTPTAEEALRALGDVRAEIGKAVVGNDHAVMFLILALLCRGHVLLEGVPGVAKTLLVRALAAALELEHTRVQFTPDLMPGDVTGSQIYDPHTTEFTFRRGPVFTNLLLADEINRTPPKTQSALLESMEERQVSVAGVPQPLPDPFVVIATQNPIEQEGTYPLPEAQLDRFLFKVDIHLPQREDEFRILQRHAAGFDPRDLSAAGVHPVAGAAHIAAARASIAQVTINPEVLAYIVDLCRATRSSPAVQHGASPRGATAVLAAARALAWLNARTFVTPDDVKTVAVTALRHRLQLRPEAELDGVTGEGVMSSLLSSVPVPV, translated from the coding sequence ATGACGGAGACTCCTTTGACAACGGCGCAGACCAACCACACCCCCACCGCCGAAGAGGCGCTGCGGGCGCTCGGCGACGTTCGCGCCGAGATCGGCAAGGCGGTCGTCGGCAACGACCACGCGGTGATGTTCCTGATCCTGGCCCTGCTGTGCCGGGGCCACGTCCTGCTGGAAGGCGTTCCGGGAGTGGCGAAGACGCTGCTCGTGCGGGCGTTGGCGGCCGCGCTCGAACTGGAGCACACCCGCGTCCAGTTCACCCCGGATCTGATGCCCGGCGATGTGACCGGCTCCCAGATCTACGATCCGCACACCACCGAATTCACCTTCCGCCGCGGCCCGGTCTTCACCAATCTGCTGCTCGCCGACGAAATCAACCGCACCCCACCGAAAACCCAGTCGGCTCTGCTGGAATCCATGGAGGAGCGCCAGGTTTCGGTGGCGGGTGTGCCGCAGCCGCTGCCGGATCCGTTCGTGGTGATCGCGACCCAGAACCCGATCGAACAGGAGGGCACCTATCCGCTGCCCGAGGCGCAACTCGACCGCTTCCTGTTCAAGGTCGACATCCATCTGCCCCAGCGCGAGGACGAATTCCGCATCCTGCAGCGGCACGCCGCCGGATTCGATCCGCGCGATCTGAGTGCGGCCGGGGTGCATCCGGTCGCGGGCGCGGCGCATATCGCGGCCGCCCGCGCCTCGATCGCACAGGTGACGATCAATCCGGAAGTACTCGCATACATCGTCGATCTGTGCCGCGCCACCCGCAGCTCACCGGCCGTCCAGCACGGCGCCTCACCGCGCGGCGCCACCGCAGTCCTGGCGGCCGCCCGCGCCCTGGCCTGGTTGAACGCCCGGACCTTCGTGACGCCGGACGATGTGAAAACCGTTGCGGTGACAGCACTTCGGCACCGGCTGCAGCTGCGGCCGGAGGCCGAACTCGACGGGGTGACGGGCGAGGGTGTGATGTCGTCACTGCTGTCCTCCGTCCCGGTCCCGGTGTGA
- a CDS encoding DUF4129 domain-containing protein encodes MSEQFRPDEPAPAAPPPPALGPAAQHRAAAESAAGHHDFDTALRERFRAVVRGLEQGGVLEVQRSRTARETAAAAGRALPGTEGEFDGAAHSFDEIVYGGRPASPDEYQRLSAADRYSLAPPPPPDPVDQAESAPSDPSRRRLPPLPQLLRDKRFWAVVLGILVVALIVYMLMRLSATPSAPPQPSHPPPPPDRPDLPDPDFGRGRDSIFDRFPPWLAYGGAQALIFAAIVVWWRGRRRGAVVGEPRPVEVAAGELLTGQAALYRRTKDRDHVAAKLRQATLRRIRGRLDLRTDTPPDRVCALIGGRIGADPRVVGAALYGPVPDDTTLEYIAAQLDWIDSEIG; translated from the coding sequence GTGAGCGAGCAGTTCCGCCCGGACGAGCCCGCGCCCGCCGCGCCGCCACCGCCCGCACTGGGCCCGGCCGCCCAGCACCGGGCCGCCGCCGAATCCGCCGCCGGACACCACGATTTCGACACCGCACTGCGCGAGCGCTTCCGCGCGGTGGTGCGAGGACTCGAGCAGGGGGGCGTACTCGAGGTCCAACGCTCGCGCACCGCGCGCGAAACCGCGGCGGCGGCCGGGCGCGCACTGCCCGGTACCGAAGGTGAATTCGACGGTGCCGCACACAGTTTCGACGAGATCGTCTACGGCGGCCGCCCGGCCTCCCCGGACGAATATCAGCGGCTCAGCGCGGCGGACCGCTATTCGCTGGCCCCGCCACCACCGCCCGATCCGGTAGACCAGGCCGAATCCGCGCCCTCGGACCCGTCCCGTCGCCGCCTGCCGCCGCTGCCACAACTGCTGCGCGACAAGCGGTTCTGGGCCGTGGTCCTCGGCATTCTGGTCGTCGCGCTGATCGTCTACATGCTCATGCGATTGTCCGCCACCCCCTCGGCGCCACCGCAGCCGTCCCATCCCCCGCCGCCGCCGGACCGGCCGGATCTTCCGGATCCCGATTTCGGCCGGGGTCGCGATTCGATCTTCGACCGCTTCCCGCCGTGGCTGGCCTACGGTGGGGCGCAGGCACTGATCTTCGCGGCGATCGTGGTCTGGTGGCGGGGCAGGCGCCGGGGCGCGGTGGTCGGTGAGCCCCGCCCGGTGGAGGTGGCGGCGGGTGAGCTGCTCACCGGCCAGGCCGCCCTTTACCGCCGGACCAAGGATCGTGACCACGTCGCCGCCAAACTGCGGCAGGCGACACTGCGCCGGATCCGCGGCCGCCTGGACCTGCGCACCGACACCCCACCGGATCGGGTGTGCGCGCTGATCGGCGGCCGCATCGGCGCCGATCCGCGGGTGGTCGGCGCCGCGCTGTACGGCCCGGTGCCCGACGATACGACACTGGAATACATTGCCGCACAACTCGACTGGATCGACTCGGAAATAGGATGA
- a CDS encoding DUF4407 domain-containing protein has product MTDPHVPGPDMSGPAAARSGRAPKSLTGVLTWLGGAEAERPDRRGSAHEGSAYAVTGTVVLLFAVISGAVVSFAAAAAHRPGVIAVIAGIIAALLVGAVSRALATAPLSRRAGPRARAERFGRIAVAVLTGVIVAELASTVILGGSVARTLDDRARRDAESAASVVTARTELDRLTAERGALAATIAGAQTDMDQALIVARCEYNPTPQCPQTKITGVPGRGPETRTAESMLEDARGRLSAAQARVQPLDEQIAGAQTALDRARTAAFRTGDRGPGARWLAMNEYTTGHAGGLLLRLLTLVVAVLLALLPLLLRIWRGESSFDRAVAAGAEIDRADRAADTAVAVKRAQIRSETESLRAEQELTATRLAVDADTTIDRERQRTRVLAAIGNLEIGVTEPQQRAVADFEALAALPPSTDPTTQEATVTAPRHLPAPVTPAALAPAEPARTPEKTGGLELPVIGTVPFTDTAARWIRPLVPGFVTTALDRTIDTATSPLRTVRQVFEEAEEITFTLKRTRKVTVNSEDSHGAAAGQVIEEQHLPPAAPRPPHYAYLDDPRYAYQHDPRYARYAPLPHQLPHANPDAALTGSHATELGYPDRRELPPGPNPS; this is encoded by the coding sequence TTGACCGATCCCCATGTCCCTGGCCCCGATATGTCCGGACCGGCCGCCGCGCGGTCCGGGCGGGCGCCGAAATCCCTCACCGGCGTGCTGACCTGGCTGGGCGGAGCCGAGGCGGAACGCCCGGATCGCCGGGGATCGGCCCACGAGGGCTCGGCCTACGCCGTCACCGGAACGGTCGTGCTGCTGTTCGCGGTGATCTCCGGAGCGGTGGTCTCCTTCGCCGCGGCGGCCGCGCACCGCCCGGGTGTCATCGCCGTGATCGCGGGGATCATCGCGGCACTGCTGGTCGGCGCGGTATCGCGAGCCCTCGCGACGGCGCCGCTGTCCCGGCGCGCGGGCCCGCGCGCGCGTGCGGAACGGTTCGGGCGGATCGCGGTCGCGGTGCTCACCGGAGTGATCGTGGCCGAACTGGCGAGCACGGTGATCCTCGGCGGTTCGGTCGCCCGGACACTCGACGATCGTGCCCGCCGGGATGCCGAATCGGCGGCGAGCGTGGTCACCGCCCGCACCGAGCTCGATCGGCTCACCGCCGAGCGCGGCGCGCTCGCGGCGACGATCGCCGGCGCACAGACCGATATGGATCAGGCGCTGATCGTCGCGCGCTGCGAATACAACCCGACACCGCAGTGCCCGCAGACCAAGATCACCGGTGTGCCGGGCCGCGGGCCCGAAACCCGGACCGCCGAATCCATGCTCGAGGACGCGCGCGGGCGCCTGAGCGCCGCACAGGCCCGGGTACAGCCGCTGGACGAGCAGATCGCGGGCGCGCAGACGGCACTCGACCGGGCCCGTACCGCCGCCTTCCGCACCGGCGACCGTGGTCCGGGAGCGCGCTGGCTGGCGATGAACGAATACACCACCGGACACGCGGGCGGACTGCTGCTCCGGCTGCTCACCCTCGTCGTCGCCGTCCTGCTCGCACTGCTGCCGCTGCTGCTGCGGATCTGGCGCGGTGAATCCTCGTTCGATCGGGCGGTGGCCGCGGGCGCCGAGATCGATCGCGCCGACCGAGCCGCCGACACCGCTGTCGCCGTCAAGCGCGCACAGATCCGGTCGGAGACCGAAAGCCTTCGCGCCGAACAGGAATTGACCGCGACGCGGCTGGCCGTGGACGCCGACACCACCATCGATCGCGAACGCCAGCGCACCCGGGTGCTGGCCGCCATCGGCAATCTGGAGATCGGCGTCACCGAACCGCAGCAGCGGGCGGTGGCCGACTTCGAGGCGCTGGCCGCACTTCCCCCGTCCACCGACCCCACCACCCAGGAGGCGACCGTGACCGCACCGCGGCATCTGCCCGCACCCGTAACCCCGGCCGCACTCGCGCCCGCCGAACCGGCGCGCACCCCGGAAAAGACCGGCGGACTGGAACTTCCGGTGATCGGTACGGTGCCGTTCACCGATACCGCCGCCCGCTGGATCCGCCCCCTGGTGCCCGGCTTCGTCACCACCGCCCTGGACCGCACGATCGACACCGCGACCTCCCCGCTGCGCACGGTCCGCCAGGTCTTCGAGGAGGCCGAGGAGATCACCTTCACCCTCAAACGCACCCGCAAGGTGACGGTGAACTCGGAGGATTCGCACGGGGCCGCCGCCGGCCAGGTGATCGAAGAGCAGCACCTGCCCCCCGCGGCACCCCGGCCCCCGCACTACGCCTATCTGGACGATCCGCGATACGCCTATCAACACGACCCCCGGTACGCGCGCTATGCGCCGCTCCCGCACCAACTCCCGCACGCGAATCCGGATGCCGCGCTCACCGGATCCCATGCGACGGAACTCGGCTACCCCGACCGCCGTGAACTCCCTCCGGGCCCGAATCCGAGCTGA